In Achromobacter xylosoxidans A8, a single window of DNA contains:
- a CDS encoding Bug family tripartite tricarboxylate transporter substrate binding protein, producing the protein MSGIRHAGGRRRACAILIGATLLPLAAWSQGPANPITLIVPFPAGGPTDAVARSVAQHMSETLGQTLIVTNRPGAGGSIGSSAVAHAAPDGLTLLVGTAALMTNPYLYKLNFDPMKDLQAIALLAKTPVFIWVDSRSPFRSLPDLLAALKANPGKFNYSSSAPTTLAHLGSLRLLDEAGVKATHINYKGSAQATTDFLGGVFSIYFEVGQPLAPHLAAGKVRPLAVLADKRSPLMPDVPSITEFGLPAINAEPFMVLLAPHGTPAALIQRLNEHAHRALQAPSVRGKLGALYFEVDEGGQPAGVQDWLRAQSSQWGDVIAKHGLKAE; encoded by the coding sequence ATGAGCGGAATCCGACACGCAGGAGGCAGGCGGCGCGCGTGCGCCATCCTGATCGGGGCGACCTTGCTGCCGCTGGCCGCCTGGTCCCAGGGGCCGGCCAACCCGATCACCTTGATCGTGCCGTTTCCCGCCGGCGGCCCGACTGACGCAGTCGCCCGCAGCGTGGCGCAGCACATGAGCGAAACCCTGGGTCAGACGCTGATCGTGACCAACCGGCCCGGCGCCGGCGGCAGCATCGGCTCCTCGGCGGTGGCGCATGCCGCTCCCGATGGCCTGACCTTGCTGGTCGGCACCGCCGCCTTGATGACCAATCCCTATCTCTATAAATTGAACTTCGATCCGATGAAGGATCTGCAGGCGATAGCGCTGCTGGCGAAGACGCCCGTCTTCATCTGGGTCGACAGCCGTTCTCCGTTCCGGAGCTTGCCGGATCTGTTGGCAGCCTTGAAAGCCAACCCTGGAAAATTCAACTACTCATCCTCGGCGCCCACCACGCTAGCCCATCTTGGCAGCTTGCGCCTGCTCGACGAGGCTGGCGTCAAGGCCACCCACATCAATTACAAGGGCTCGGCCCAGGCCACCACCGACTTCCTGGGTGGCGTGTTCTCGATCTACTTCGAGGTCGGTCAGCCGCTGGCGCCGCATCTGGCCGCCGGCAAGGTGCGGCCCCTGGCTGTGCTGGCGGACAAACGCAGCCCCTTGATGCCCGACGTGCCCAGCATCACCGAGTTCGGCTTGCCCGCCATCAACGCAGAGCCTTTCATGGTGCTGCTCGCGCCGCACGGTACGCCCGCAGCGTTGATACAGCGCCTGAACGAACACGCCCACCGGGCATTGCAGGCGCCATCCGTCCGCGGCAAGCTGGGCGCGCTTTACTTCGAGGTCGACGAGGGAGGCCAACCGGCAGGCGTGCAGGATTGGCTGCGTGCACAATCCAGCCAATGGGGCGACGTCATCGCCAAACACGGACTGAAGGCGGAATGA
- a CDS encoding amidohydrolase family protein, whose translation MDAKLGELHGDVLIDGDRIAAIGPDLQAQDAEVIDASGMILMPGLIDAHRHVWEIIDMGRLVKSRPAEYASNYQKWKMRTIVCMTPEDNYLAELVGGLEAINSGVTTVFDFAHGQPTEDRALAAAQGLKDSGIAGWFGFQLGVSSSYGPGDTVPLAQADGQRIAKTTETHWRTAERLQREYFSDSSAPLQLALAPSGNNGSALDDIRAEWGRARGMGVGMLAAHIHKPEAPHPAGFMGHRDSGIGDLHEAGLLGPDYQATHANRLTSEELAMLRDTGGMICATAMGEFPYVMSADKGPSVHGRSRRAGVPTGMGIDISLALPGDYFEHIRATYWNLYLDPEVRDVMKACSSDYILDFATGLGAKSVRLGDTAGTISVGKRADLVLLSTDRIGFGMAGSLADRVVSFASTADVDSVWIAGKARKRHGQMLGVDWPALKKRLVEAQERVGQLAATIRLV comes from the coding sequence ATGGATGCAAAGCTCGGCGAACTGCATGGCGACGTCCTGATCGATGGCGACCGCATCGCCGCGATCGGCCCGGACCTGCAAGCGCAGGACGCTGAGGTCATCGACGCCAGCGGCATGATCCTGATGCCCGGACTGATCGATGCGCATCGCCACGTATGGGAGATCATCGACATGGGCCGGCTGGTGAAATCCCGACCGGCCGAGTATGCCAGCAACTACCAGAAGTGGAAGATGCGGACCATCGTCTGCATGACGCCCGAGGACAATTACCTGGCTGAACTCGTGGGCGGACTGGAAGCGATCAATTCCGGCGTCACCACGGTTTTCGACTTCGCCCATGGCCAGCCCACCGAGGACCGCGCGCTCGCCGCCGCCCAGGGGCTCAAGGATTCGGGCATCGCCGGCTGGTTCGGTTTCCAGCTGGGCGTGTCCTCGTCCTACGGACCCGGCGACACGGTGCCGCTGGCCCAGGCCGACGGCCAACGCATCGCCAAGACCACGGAAACGCATTGGCGCACCGCCGAGCGCCTGCAGCGCGAGTATTTCTCCGATAGTTCGGCACCGCTGCAGCTAGCGCTGGCGCCTAGCGGCAACAACGGCAGCGCGCTGGACGACATCCGCGCCGAATGGGGCCGGGCCCGAGGCATGGGCGTCGGCATGCTCGCCGCCCATATCCACAAGCCCGAGGCGCCCCACCCCGCCGGCTTCATGGGGCATCGCGACTCGGGCATCGGCGACCTGCACGAGGCCGGCCTGCTCGGGCCGGACTATCAGGCCACGCACGCCAACCGCCTCACGTCCGAGGAATTGGCCATGCTGCGTGATACCGGCGGCATGATCTGCGCCACCGCCATGGGCGAGTTCCCCTATGTCATGTCGGCCGACAAGGGGCCGTCCGTACATGGCCGCTCGCGCCGCGCGGGCGTGCCCACCGGCATGGGCATCGACATCTCCCTGGCGTTGCCGGGCGACTACTTCGAGCATATCCGCGCGACCTACTGGAACCTGTACCTGGATCCGGAAGTCCGCGACGTGATGAAGGCCTGTTCCTCCGACTACATCCTGGACTTCGCCACCGGCCTGGGCGCCAAGTCGGTGCGGCTGGGAGACACCGCCGGCACGATCAGCGTGGGCAAGCGCGCCGACCTGGTATTGCTGAGCACCGATCGCATTGGCTTCGGCATGGCGGGCAGCCTGGCCGACCGCGTGGTCAGCTTCGCCAGCACGGCGGACGTGGACAGCGTGTGGATCGCCGGCAAGGCGCGCAAGCGCCACGGCCAGATGTTGGGCGTAGACTGGCCCGCGCTCAAAAAACGCCTGGTCGAAGCGCAGGAGCGCGTTGGCCAGTTGGCGGCCACGATACGTCTCGTCTGA
- a CDS encoding CaiB/BaiF CoA transferase family protein gives MNASHPGRGPLQGLRVLDIATIVAAPSAAALLADYGAEVLKIELPGGDGCRSFPPHKDGKPLWWKVTNRNKQLISLDLRKPEGVALLKRLLPRFDVLIENFRPGTLDRWGLDRDTLWAIQPRLVILRTTAFGQDGPYRDRAGFTRIFEAMGGLTYITGEPDGQPMHAGYPIGDSIGGLFGALGIMTALWKRARTPDAPGEEIDLALTEAMFKLMEFLPLKHDLLGENHGRSGNTSQYSAPTGVFRSRDGDWVSLSGSTDTLFAANCRAIGREDLIADPRYASNAARCRHTEALNALFAEWFAQHDLADILQRFEQHQGTLAPIYSTRQIVDDPQMRARGFLRTVPDRDFGTVRVQDVVPRFRNDPGHVYSTGGDIGQDNDTIYGDWLGLDPAERAALREQGVI, from the coding sequence ATGAACGCCTCCCACCCGGGCCGCGGCCCCCTGCAGGGCCTGCGGGTCCTGGACATTGCCACCATCGTAGCCGCGCCCTCCGCCGCGGCGCTGCTGGCGGACTACGGCGCCGAGGTGCTGAAAATCGAGTTGCCCGGCGGCGACGGCTGCCGCAGCTTCCCGCCGCACAAGGATGGCAAGCCCCTCTGGTGGAAAGTGACCAACCGCAACAAGCAACTCATCTCGCTGGATCTGCGCAAGCCCGAGGGCGTCGCCCTGCTCAAGCGCCTGCTGCCGCGCTTTGACGTGCTGATCGAGAATTTCCGTCCAGGCACCCTGGACCGCTGGGGCCTGGACCGCGACACACTGTGGGCCATCCAGCCGCGCCTGGTGATCCTGCGCACCACGGCATTCGGCCAGGACGGCCCATACCGCGACCGCGCCGGATTCACCAGGATATTCGAGGCCATGGGCGGACTCACCTACATCACCGGCGAGCCGGACGGCCAACCCATGCACGCCGGCTATCCGATAGGCGACTCCATCGGCGGACTGTTCGGCGCTTTAGGCATCATGACCGCCCTTTGGAAGCGTGCGCGCACCCCCGACGCGCCCGGCGAGGAAATCGACCTGGCTCTGACCGAGGCCATGTTCAAGCTGATGGAATTCCTGCCGCTCAAGCACGACCTGCTGGGCGAAAACCACGGGCGCTCCGGCAACACCAGTCAGTATTCGGCGCCCACCGGCGTGTTCCGCAGCCGTGACGGCGATTGGGTATCCCTGTCCGGCAGCACAGACACCTTGTTCGCCGCGAATTGCCGCGCCATCGGCCGCGAGGACCTGATCGCCGATCCGCGCTACGCCAGCAACGCTGCGCGCTGCCGCCACACTGAAGCCTTGAACGCGCTGTTCGCCGAATGGTTCGCGCAGCATGATCTGGCGGACATCCTGCAGCGCTTCGAGCAACACCAAGGCACCCTGGCGCCCATCTACTCGACCCGCCAGATTGTCGACGATCCGCAGATGCGCGCGCGCGGTTTTCTGCGCACGGTGCCAGACCGGGACTTCGGCACGGTCCGCGTGCAGGATGTAGTGCCCCGTTTCCGCAACGATCCCGGCCATGTCTACAGCACCGGCGGCGACATCGGCCAGGACAACGACACGATCTATGGCGACTGGCTGGGTCTGGATCCGGCAGAACGCGCGGCGCTGCGCGAACAAGGAGTGATCTGA
- a CDS encoding acyl-CoA dehydrogenase family protein, translating into MSTTPLSTDLETFRTEVRLALEGLLPQDIRAAVQAQCLVTREQAQRWHGILHARGWGAPGWPREHGGPGWSLAQQAVFREELAASEAPRYENLGIDTIGPTIMRHGTPQQCATFLPRILSFEDFWAQGYSEPDAGSDLASLRTVTRREGDHYVLNGTKIWQSYGHWANWVLVLARSDAAAQRKQDGISVLLVDMTAPGVTVRPIRFMHGGVLHVQIFFDDVRVPLANLVGAEHAGWSVAKGLLVTERLFVARVAETKAELQATRRLASGRGPGGASLLEQDVYARRYAELDIRARALDASWWPAVAAVERGEEPALAASLLKLQGNEVLQDTHQLQLDLLGGDALAFDPAAVAGAPSDPPLSPRHAGNLSMHVWRYRGITLGGGTSEIQRGIVAKAIFGGQTEIDMPQALPEQQAMLDDGLRRLLADTYDFDRRRAMLEAAATQAPSFWAGYGELGLRGLMVPERDDGFGGGLSDLVPVMEALGEFLVLDPVLWSHLLPLQLLLDAPGYAGRAAAIAALVDGHPIAFAHGERGAPLTARRDGDGWRLSGVKTQVLGGDSARRALASARLEGGGSALFDCPMGTSGIQVRAYRLHDGRGAADLTFDDLRLPASARVAGPERADGIIDEALAFTTIALCAETVGAMRQALALTIEYMRTRKQFGRNLAENQALQHRVVEHYRNWIHARALLREAVAGWDTASPSERAIRVSAAKWMAGRAGRGIALDALQLHGAVGFQEETAISHYARRLAANDVLLGDAVFHLGRCAALNGPYA; encoded by the coding sequence ATGTCTACCACCCCGCTCTCCACCGATCTCGAAACCTTCCGCACGGAAGTACGCCTAGCCCTGGAGGGCCTCCTGCCACAGGATATCCGTGCCGCCGTGCAGGCGCAGTGCCTGGTCACGCGCGAACAGGCGCAACGCTGGCACGGCATCCTGCACGCGCGCGGTTGGGGCGCGCCCGGATGGCCGCGCGAGCACGGCGGGCCAGGCTGGTCGCTGGCCCAGCAAGCCGTGTTCCGGGAGGAACTGGCCGCCAGCGAGGCGCCGCGCTATGAGAACCTGGGCATAGACACCATAGGTCCGACCATCATGCGTCATGGCACGCCGCAGCAATGCGCCACTTTCCTGCCGCGCATCCTGTCGTTCGAGGATTTCTGGGCGCAGGGCTACTCCGAGCCTGATGCCGGCTCGGATCTGGCATCGCTGCGCACCGTAACGCGCCGCGAAGGTGACCACTACGTGCTCAACGGCACCAAGATCTGGCAGAGCTACGGCCATTGGGCCAACTGGGTGCTGGTGCTGGCGCGCAGCGATGCCGCGGCGCAGCGCAAGCAAGACGGCATTTCCGTGCTGCTGGTGGACATGACCGCGCCTGGCGTCACGGTCCGGCCTATCCGCTTCATGCATGGCGGCGTTCTGCACGTGCAGATTTTCTTTGACGACGTCCGCGTGCCGCTGGCCAATCTCGTGGGCGCCGAACATGCGGGGTGGTCCGTCGCCAAGGGCCTGCTGGTCACCGAACGCCTGTTCGTGGCCCGTGTGGCCGAGACCAAGGCCGAACTGCAGGCGACGCGCCGGCTGGCGTCCGGTCGCGGACCGGGAGGAGCTTCACTGCTGGAACAGGACGTCTACGCGCGACGCTATGCCGAGCTGGACATCCGGGCGCGCGCCCTGGACGCGTCCTGGTGGCCCGCCGTGGCCGCGGTCGAACGAGGAGAAGAGCCCGCGCTGGCGGCCTCGCTGCTCAAGCTGCAAGGCAACGAAGTCCTGCAGGACACCCATCAGCTCCAGTTGGACCTGTTGGGCGGCGACGCGTTGGCCTTCGACCCCGCCGCCGTCGCGGGCGCCCCTTCCGATCCGCCCCTATCGCCGCGGCATGCCGGCAATCTGTCGATGCACGTCTGGCGTTACCGCGGCATCACCCTGGGCGGCGGCACCTCGGAGATTCAGCGCGGCATCGTCGCCAAGGCAATCTTCGGCGGCCAGACCGAAATCGACATGCCGCAAGCCTTGCCCGAGCAACAGGCGATGCTCGACGATGGCCTGCGGCGGCTGCTGGCCGATACCTACGACTTCGACCGGCGCCGCGCCATGCTGGAAGCCGCCGCGACGCAGGCTCCTTCCTTCTGGGCGGGCTACGGCGAACTGGGCTTGCGCGGTTTGATGGTGCCAGAGCGCGATGACGGCTTCGGCGGCGGCCTCTCCGATCTCGTGCCAGTCATGGAAGCGTTGGGCGAATTCCTGGTGCTCGACCCGGTGCTCTGGAGCCACCTGCTGCCTCTGCAACTGTTGCTGGACGCGCCCGGCTACGCGGGACGCGCCGCCGCCATCGCGGCACTGGTGGACGGCCATCCCATCGCCTTCGCGCATGGCGAGCGCGGCGCGCCGCTGACGGCGCGCCGCGATGGCGATGGCTGGCGCCTGTCTGGCGTCAAGACGCAGGTGCTGGGAGGCGACAGCGCGCGCCGGGCGCTCGCCAGCGCTCGGCTGGAAGGAGGCGGCAGCGCACTGTTCGATTGCCCCATGGGAACGTCCGGCATCCAGGTGCGCGCATACCGTCTGCACGATGGCCGCGGCGCCGCCGACCTGACGTTCGACGACTTGCGCCTGCCGGCCAGCGCCCGCGTGGCCGGCCCCGAACGCGCCGATGGCATCATCGACGAAGCGCTCGCCTTCACAACCATCGCGCTATGCGCCGAGACCGTCGGGGCCATGCGCCAGGCGCTCGCTCTGACCATCGAGTACATGCGCACCCGCAAGCAGTTCGGCCGCAATCTGGCCGAAAACCAGGCCTTGCAACATCGCGTGGTCGAGCATTACCGCAACTGGATACATGCACGCGCCTTGCTGCGCGAGGCTGTGGCCGGGTGGGATACGGCTTCGCCGTCGGAGCGCGCCATACGCGTCAGCGCCGCCAAGTGGATGGCGGGCCGCGCAGGCCGGGGCATCGCCCTGGACGCGCTGCAACTGCATGGCGCGGTCGGTTTCCAGGAGGAGACCGCCATCAGCCACTATGCGCGCCGACTGGCCGCGAACGATGTCCTGCTGGGCGACGCTGTTTTTCACCTGGGCCGCTGCGCTGCCCTCAATGGTCCATACGCATGA
- a CDS encoding enoyl-CoA hydratase/isomerase family protein, producing the protein MAGTPDAQSVTWHVQDHVGHIMLNRPEDANAIDLPFALAFSRVVEQAARADIGAVLLSAAGKQYCAGGDINAFAACEGTLDSLIGELLDILNPAVARLAALPLPVISAVHAPVGGAGIALALCADIVLASPAMKLRGGYSALGLSPDIGASYFLALRAGAARAKYILMTNRAMPAEECLRLGLVDEVWSQEDLQDAAVALAGRLAAGATGALGGIKRLCEDAGSHDLPTHLEHERRALLRCARAADCREGIAAFRQKRPPRFDDPRID; encoded by the coding sequence ATGGCCGGAACCCCTGATGCGCAATCCGTGACCTGGCATGTACAAGACCATGTCGGGCACATCATGCTAAACCGTCCCGAGGACGCCAACGCGATCGACCTGCCATTTGCCCTCGCCTTTTCCCGTGTCGTGGAGCAGGCCGCGCGCGCCGATATCGGCGCCGTCCTGCTGTCCGCGGCCGGCAAGCAATATTGCGCCGGAGGCGATATCAATGCCTTCGCCGCCTGTGAAGGCACGCTGGACAGCCTGATAGGCGAACTGCTGGACATCCTGAATCCGGCCGTCGCCCGCCTGGCCGCCCTGCCGCTGCCGGTGATCAGCGCCGTGCATGCGCCCGTGGGCGGCGCCGGCATCGCATTGGCGCTATGCGCCGACATCGTCCTGGCCTCTCCGGCCATGAAATTACGCGGCGGCTACTCGGCCCTCGGGCTGAGTCCGGACATCGGCGCATCGTACTTCCTGGCTCTGCGCGCAGGCGCCGCCCGCGCCAAGTACATATTGATGACGAACCGCGCCATGCCCGCCGAGGAATGCCTGCGCCTGGGGCTGGTGGACGAGGTTTGGTCGCAGGAGGACCTGCAAGACGCCGCCGTGGCATTGGCCGGCCGCCTCGCGGCGGGCGCGACCGGCGCCTTGGGCGGCATCAAGCGCCTGTGCGAGGACGCCGGCAGTCATGACTTGCCCACTCACCTGGAACACGAACGCCGCGCCCTGCTGCGCTGCGCGCGCGCCGCGGATTGCCGCGAAGGCATTGCAGCCTTCCGACAAAAGCGTCCGCCCCGTTTCGACGATCCGCGCATCGACTGA
- a CDS encoding enoyl-CoA hydratase/isomerase family protein, whose product MEKLNFRESRLDLHADGVAVFHHLRGEARSPLSMALRDDYADMLAAVRERQARALVLAGGEGAFCAGGDVKAMQQRLADGSQSAGVRQRLQDMHIWLQQLRDLEIPVIAAVDGAAWGGGFALALCADFILATPRASFCMVFLRIGALPDMGALHLLPRAVGLPKAKELLMTGRRIDAQEAERLGFVLALHEPEALQAEALALARRFLPASRVALGLTKRLANRAYELDPATMAELEACAQVSCLAEADHADALERFVQKQPMRYDWDGKAPPA is encoded by the coding sequence ATGGAAAAACTGAACTTTCGTGAATCCCGCCTCGACCTGCATGCCGACGGCGTGGCAGTCTTCCACCATCTGCGCGGCGAGGCGCGCAGCCCCCTGTCGATGGCGCTGCGCGACGACTACGCCGACATGCTGGCCGCGGTGCGGGAGCGCCAGGCGCGGGCCCTGGTGCTCGCGGGCGGCGAAGGCGCCTTTTGCGCCGGCGGCGACGTCAAGGCCATGCAGCAACGGTTGGCCGACGGTTCACAATCCGCGGGCGTGCGCCAGCGCCTGCAGGATATGCATATCTGGCTGCAACAACTGCGGGACCTGGAGATCCCGGTGATCGCCGCGGTTGACGGGGCAGCCTGGGGCGGCGGGTTCGCGCTGGCCTTGTGCGCCGACTTCATCCTGGCCACGCCCCGGGCTTCTTTCTGCATGGTGTTCCTGCGTATCGGCGCCCTGCCCGACATGGGCGCGCTGCACCTGCTGCCCCGCGCGGTCGGGCTGCCCAAGGCGAAAGAACTGCTTATGACCGGGCGGCGCATCGACGCACAGGAAGCCGAGCGGCTGGGCTTTGTGCTTGCCTTGCATGAACCGGAAGCCTTGCAGGCCGAAGCGCTGGCCCTGGCGCGCCGCTTCCTGCCCGCTTCGCGCGTGGCCCTGGGCTTGACCAAACGCCTGGCCAACCGAGCATACGAACTGGACCCGGCCACCATGGCGGAACTGGAGGCCTGCGCCCAGGTCTCCTGCCTGGCCGAAGCGGATCACGCCGACGCGCTCGAACGTTTCGTGCAGAAGCAGCCCATGCGCTACGACTGGGACGGCAAGGCTCCGCCCGCCTGA